The Acidimicrobiia bacterium genome includes a window with the following:
- a CDS encoding heterodisulfide reductase-related iron-sulfur binding cluster, whose product MRIRPKPHQVVFVVGVLLAVFTLASGLVPTITHWEDTSSVQRPTFIDIPSPVKLAFYLTLSAMLFIAAWLASDRVRNYERGGPDNRRTTRKNVKQRLADFRAGVYMQTLLRDPAAGIMHSAIYFGFLGLFIATVILELNHQLPGSWQFLHGDTYKAYSAGSDFAGLVFLAGIVWAIGRRYVQRPYRIRIKTKPEDAMILGTFALLAITGFFTEACRIAYVGRPDFEKFSFIGYPLSYVIRNWSVTSLQDAHRWMWGVHVVSFLAFLVILPTTKLRHMFTSPMNMYLRDKERPKGAMKPMPNLMETELETFGASVVEDFTWKQLFDTDACTICGRCTSVCPAHATGKPLDPREIVLKVGEVMTATGSPAVSPPVGTDREITVGADSLFERITSEELWACTSCKACDEICPVNIEILDKILDMRRYKSLMESDFPTELGRTYVAMENQSNVYAMNQGERADWAASIEGVEIVDPGQPFEHEYLYWVGCAGSFDDRNKKTSRAMAKLMQRAKLDFAILGPSELCTGDSARRSGNEYIFQMLAMQNIETLNGMGVKKIVTQCPHCFNTLKNEYPQLDGNYEVIHHSQLLEQLVAEGRLVLTGASLEERVTYHDSCYLGRHNDVYLAPRRVIGSLAGIEVVEMPRNGTRGMCCGAGGARMWMEESIGKKVNAERSEEAVGTGATRIAVACPFCYVMMEDGVKGQGKDEEVRVSDIAELVLEALDNEDRSPAPVTANFTQGV is encoded by the coding sequence GTGCGCATCAGGCCGAAGCCGCATCAAGTCGTCTTCGTCGTCGGCGTCCTCCTCGCGGTCTTCACGCTCGCGTCGGGACTCGTGCCGACGATCACGCACTGGGAGGACACGTCGAGCGTCCAGCGCCCGACGTTCATCGACATCCCCAGCCCGGTCAAGCTCGCGTTCTACCTGACGCTCTCGGCGATGCTCTTCATCGCCGCGTGGCTCGCGTCCGATCGGGTGCGCAACTACGAGCGCGGCGGACCCGACAACCGGCGCACGACGCGCAAGAACGTGAAGCAGCGCCTCGCCGATTTCCGCGCCGGCGTCTACATGCAGACGCTCCTGCGCGACCCGGCCGCGGGCATCATGCACTCGGCGATCTACTTCGGTTTCCTCGGCCTGTTCATCGCGACCGTGATCCTCGAGCTGAACCACCAGCTTCCCGGTTCGTGGCAGTTCCTGCACGGCGACACCTACAAGGCGTATTCGGCGGGCTCCGACTTCGCGGGCCTCGTGTTCCTCGCCGGCATCGTGTGGGCGATCGGCCGTCGCTACGTGCAGCGCCCGTACCGCATCCGCATCAAGACGAAGCCCGAGGACGCGATGATCCTCGGCACGTTCGCGCTGCTCGCGATCACGGGCTTCTTCACCGAAGCGTGCCGGATCGCCTACGTCGGACGCCCCGACTTCGAGAAGTTCTCGTTCATCGGCTATCCGCTCTCGTACGTCATCAGGAACTGGTCGGTGACGTCGCTGCAGGACGCGCACCGCTGGATGTGGGGCGTGCACGTCGTGTCGTTCCTCGCGTTCCTCGTGATCCTGCCGACCACGAAGCTGCGCCACATGTTCACGTCGCCCATGAACATGTACCTGCGCGACAAGGAGCGTCCGAAGGGCGCGATGAAGCCGATGCCGAACCTCATGGAGACCGAGCTCGAGACGTTCGGCGCCTCGGTCGTCGAGGACTTCACGTGGAAGCAGCTGTTCGACACCGACGCGTGCACCATCTGCGGGCGCTGCACGTCGGTGTGTCCCGCGCACGCGACCGGCAAGCCGCTCGACCCGCGCGAGATCGTGCTGAAGGTCGGCGAGGTGATGACCGCGACGGGCTCACCCGCGGTGTCGCCGCCGGTCGGCACTGATCGCGAGATCACCGTCGGTGCCGACTCGCTGTTCGAGCGCATCACGTCGGAAGAGTTGTGGGCGTGCACGTCGTGCAAGGCGTGCGACGAGATCTGCCCCGTCAACATCGAGATCCTCGACAAGATCCTCGACATGCGGCGCTACAAGTCGCTGATGGAGAGCGACTTCCCGACCGAGCTCGGTCGCACGTACGTCGCGATGGAGAACCAGTCGAACGTCTACGCGATGAACCAGGGCGAGCGCGCCGACTGGGCGGCGTCGATCGAGGGCGTCGAGATCGTCGACCCCGGTCAGCCGTTCGAGCACGAGTACCTGTACTGGGTGGGCTGCGCGGGCTCGTTCGACGACCGCAACAAGAAGACGAGCCGCGCGATGGCGAAGCTCATGCAGCGCGCCAAGCTCGACTTCGCGATCCTCGGGCCGAGCGAGCTCTGCACCGGCGACTCCGCGCGTCGCTCGGGCAACGAGTACATCTTCCAGATGCTCGCGATGCAGAACATCGAGACGCTCAACGGCATGGGCGTGAAGAAGATCGTCACGCAGTGCCCGCACTGCTTCAACACGTTGAAGAACGAGTACCCGCAGCTCGACGGCAACTACGAGGTCATCCACCACTCGCAGCTGCTCGAGCAGCTCGTCGCCGAGGGGCGCCTCGTGCTCACGGGCGCGTCACTCGAGGAGCGGGTCACGTACCACGACTCGTGCTACCTCGGACGCCACAACGACGTGTACCTCGCGCCGCGCAGGGTGATCGGATCGCTCGCGGGGATCGAGGTCGTCGAGATGCCGCGCAACGGCACGCGCGGCATGTGCTGCGGCGCGGGCGGCGCGCGCATGTGGATGGAGGAGAGCATCGGCAAGAAGGTCAACGCCGAGCGCTCGGAAGAAGCGGTCGGGACCGGTGCGACCCGCATCGCGGTCGCGTGCCCGTTCTGCTACGTGATGATGGAAGACGGCGTGAAGGGCCAGGGCAAGGACGAGGAAGTGCGCGTCAGCGACATCGCCGAGCTCGTCCTCGAGGCGCTCGACAACGAGGACCGCAGCCCCGCGCCCGTCACCGCGAACTTCACGCAGGGCGTGTAG
- a CDS encoding RDD family protein, whose protein sequence is MAYAAPTTYDPTNVMGRRIAAAVIDAIPAIVIGFFIVGHALTRVDNVSSSFCDVYRSTHGGRSICIQPSSSSTAYYGSDFRTATLLFSLVYWFAVAGLLQGATGATFGKHMVGLRVVDRDGNLCGMGKAILRTVVGYFEVGFCILIGGITALATRPHRRIGDFAAGTYVVARESVGTPIGTPPSAGAYPPPWSPPNTGWGPPPAGGQTWGTPTPAPGWGQPPQQTPPPQQEAPRSWGAPPPTEAQPQPESQPPTGSQPQSQSATDAPGWAAPTPTPATEPQPQAQPDPHPQPQSQPAAAAEPSKREPQWDAQRNAWVYWEAETNRWLQHDPKANTWGPLR, encoded by the coding sequence CGACCTACGACCCCACGAACGTCATGGGGCGTCGGATCGCCGCGGCGGTGATCGATGCCATCCCCGCGATCGTCATCGGCTTCTTCATCGTCGGTCACGCGCTGACGCGCGTCGACAACGTCTCGTCGAGCTTCTGCGACGTCTACCGGTCGACGCACGGCGGACGGTCGATCTGCATCCAGCCGAGCAGCAGCAGCACCGCGTACTACGGGAGCGACTTCCGCACCGCGACGTTGCTCTTCTCGCTCGTCTACTGGTTCGCGGTCGCGGGGCTGCTGCAGGGCGCAACCGGCGCGACCTTCGGCAAGCACATGGTCGGGCTGCGCGTCGTCGACCGCGACGGCAATCTCTGCGGCATGGGCAAGGCGATCCTGCGCACGGTCGTGGGTTATTTCGAGGTCGGCTTCTGCATCCTCATCGGCGGCATCACCGCGCTCGCGACGCGTCCGCATCGTCGCATCGGCGACTTCGCGGCCGGCACCTACGTGGTCGCGCGCGAGTCGGTCGGAACGCCGATCGGCACGCCCCCGAGCGCGGGCGCGTACCCGCCGCCGTGGAGCCCGCCCAACACCGGTTGGGGCCCGCCGCCCGCGGGCGGACAGACGTGGGGCACGCCGACCCCGGCGCCGGGCTGGGGGCAGCCGCCGCAGCAGACTCCGCCGCCCCAGCAGGAGGCGCCGCGCTCGTGGGGCGCGCCGCCGCCGACGGAGGCGCAACCACAGCCCGAGTCGCAGCCGCCCACCGGGTCGCAGCCGCAGTCCCAGTCGGCGACCGATGCGCCGGGCTGGGCCGCGCCGACGCCGACGCCCGCGACCGAGCCGCAGCCCCAAGCGCAGCCCGATCCGCACCCGCAGCCGCAGTCACAACCGGCCGCGGCCGCGGAGCCCTCGAAGCGCGAGCCGCAGTGGGACGCGCAGCGCAACGCGTGGGTCTACTGGGAAGCCGAGACCAACCGCTGGCTCCAACACGACCCGAAGGCGAACACCTGGGGCCCGTTGCGTTGA